From Flavobacteriales bacterium, the proteins below share one genomic window:
- a CDS encoding PKD domain-containing protein translates to MRAILVILFTLFSLSIVKGQCNNIPVDLNTWTTQGGSWNVNLGGTSVTQTVNGGAVYFLSPNPFINTIISGALRTDDGDNDRMGFVFGVEGTIGVAPFHYYRFEWDEGGDGNGMYVYEYDETGLVSTLLSDVGNHWVRSFNHAFSIQYYSINITLSIDGNVVLDLDGCFNPGKFGFFNSSQPNVTYSNFTSTPKADFTYNNNVCQDTPINTNIFCNTIPNPYQQIRWDFGDGTIINNVTNASHTYQSSGTYNIKLYILDLDGCEDSITKPVTIFPNPQTNFTVEDVCLNEPSIFMNMSSINAPDNIATYNWTFGDGNSSTLANPNHIYANEGTFQVKLVLASN, encoded by the coding sequence ATGCGCGCAATACTTGTTATACTATTCACCTTATTTTCCCTCAGCATTGTAAAAGGGCAATGCAACAATATACCTGTTGATTTGAATACTTGGACAACGCAAGGAGGTTCTTGGAATGTGAATTTAGGAGGAACATCTGTTACGCAAACTGTAAATGGAGGGGCTGTTTATTTTTTGAGTCCCAACCCTTTTATCAATACCATTATTAGTGGAGCACTTAGAACTGATGATGGAGATAATGATCGAATGGGATTTGTTTTTGGAGTTGAAGGTACTATTGGAGTCGCTCCTTTCCACTACTACAGATTTGAATGGGATGAAGGGGGTGATGGTAATGGAATGTATGTTTATGAATATGACGAAACAGGACTAGTTTCAACATTATTATCCGATGTTGGAAACCATTGGGTAAGATCATTTAATCATGCATTTTCTATCCAATATTACTCCATTAACATCACCCTTTCTATTGATGGGAATGTAGTACTTGACCTTGACGGGTGCTTCAATCCAGGAAAATTTGGATTCTTTAATAGTTCTCAACCCAATGTAACCTACTCTAATTTTACTTCTACCCCAAAAGCTGATTTCACATACAACAATAATGTTTGCCAAGACACTCCTATCAATACTAATATTTTTTGCAACACGATCCCTAATCCATACCAACAAATTAGATGGGACTTTGGAGATGGAACGATTATTAATAATGTAACTAACGCTAGTCATACTTACCAATCTTCTGGAACTTATAATATCAAACTGTATATCCTTGATTTGGATGGATGTGAGGATTCAATCACCAAGCCTGTAACAATTTTCCCCAATCCACAAACCAACTTTACGGTTGAAGATGTTTGTTTAAATGAGCCCTCAATATTCATGAACATGAGTTCTATTAATGCTCCTGATAATATTGCTACTTACAATTGGACCTTTGGTGATGGGAATTCTTCTACCCTAGCTAATCCAAATCATATTTATGCCAATGAGGGAACTTTTCAAGTTAAATTAGTCTTAGCTAGTAATAA